A genomic segment from Chiroxiphia lanceolata isolate bChiLan1 chromosome 27, bChiLan1.pri, whole genome shotgun sequence encodes:
- the CIRBP gene encoding cold-inducible RNA-binding protein isoform X3, with translation MASDEGKLFVGGLSFDTNEQSLEQVFSKYGQISEVVVVKDRETQRSRGFGFVTFENIDDAKDAMMAMNGKSVDGRQIRVDQAGKSSENRSRGYRGGSSGGRGFFRGGRGRGRGFSRGGGERGYGGSRFDSRSGGYNGSRDYYNSRSQGGYGDRNSGGSYRDSYDSYG, from the exons ATGGCATCAGACGAGGGAAAGCTCTTTGTCGGCGGGCTCAGTTTCGACACCAACGAGCAGTCGTTGGAGCAAGTCTTCTCTAAATACGGACAGATTTCGGAAG TCGTGGTGGTTAAAGACAGAGAGACTCAGAGATCCagaggttttgggtttgttacTTTTGAAAACATCGATGATGCAAAGGACGCAATGATGGCCATGAACGGAAag TCCGTAGATGGGCGTCAGATCCGAGTGGACCAGGCTGGGAAATCCTCCGAGAACAGATCCCGTGGCTACAGAGGGGGGTCCTCGGGGGGCCGGGGCTTCTTCCGCGGGGGCCGAGGCCGGGGCCGCGGCTTCTCCAGAG GAGGTGGAGAGAGAGGCTATGGCGGCAGCAGATTTGATTCCAGAAGCGGAGGCTATAACGGCTCCAGAGACTACTATAATAGCAG GAGTCAAGGTGGCTATGGAGACAGGAACTCGGGAGGCTCCTACAGAGACAGCTACGACAGTTACG GCTGA
- the CIRBP gene encoding cold-inducible RNA-binding protein isoform X1, with protein sequence MASDEGKLFVGGLSFDTNEQSLEQVFSKYGQISEVVVVKDRETQRSRGFGFVTFENIDDAKDAMMAMNGKSVDGRQIRVDQAGKSSENRSRGYRGGSSGGRGFFRGGRGRGRGFSRGGGERGYGGSRFDSRSGGYNGSRDYYNSRSQGGYGDRNSGGSYRDSYDSYGKCRSERER encoded by the exons ATGGCATCAGACGAGGGAAAGCTCTTTGTCGGCGGGCTCAGTTTCGACACCAACGAGCAGTCGTTGGAGCAAGTCTTCTCTAAATACGGACAGATTTCGGAAG TCGTGGTGGTTAAAGACAGAGAGACTCAGAGATCCagaggttttgggtttgttacTTTTGAAAACATCGATGATGCAAAGGACGCAATGATGGCCATGAACGGAAag TCCGTAGATGGGCGTCAGATCCGAGTGGACCAGGCTGGGAAATCCTCCGAGAACAGATCCCGTGGCTACAGAGGGGGGTCCTCGGGGGGCCGGGGCTTCTTCCGCGGGGGCCGAGGCCGGGGCCGCGGCTTCTCCAGAG GAGGTGGAGAGAGAGGCTATGGCGGCAGCAGATTTGATTCCAGAAGCGGAGGCTATAACGGCTCCAGAGACTACTATAATAGCAG GAGTCAAGGTGGCTATGGAGACAGGAACTCGGGAGGCTCCTACAGAGACAGCTACGACAGTTACGGTAAGTGCCGCTCCGAGCGGGAGCGCTGA
- the CIRBP gene encoding cold-inducible RNA-binding protein isoform X2, giving the protein MASDEGKLFVGGLSFDTNEQSLEQVFSKYGQISEVVVVKDRETQRSRGFGFVTFENIDDAKDAMMAMNGKSVDGRQIRVDQAGKSSENRSRGYRGGSSGGRGFFRGGRGRGRGFSRGGGERGYGGSRFDSRSGGYNGSRDYYNSRSQGGYGDRNSGGSYRDSYDSYATHNE; this is encoded by the exons ATGGCATCAGACGAGGGAAAGCTCTTTGTCGGCGGGCTCAGTTTCGACACCAACGAGCAGTCGTTGGAGCAAGTCTTCTCTAAATACGGACAGATTTCGGAAG TCGTGGTGGTTAAAGACAGAGAGACTCAGAGATCCagaggttttgggtttgttacTTTTGAAAACATCGATGATGCAAAGGACGCAATGATGGCCATGAACGGAAag TCCGTAGATGGGCGTCAGATCCGAGTGGACCAGGCTGGGAAATCCTCCGAGAACAGATCCCGTGGCTACAGAGGGGGGTCCTCGGGGGGCCGGGGCTTCTTCCGCGGGGGCCGAGGCCGGGGCCGCGGCTTCTCCAGAG GAGGTGGAGAGAGAGGCTATGGCGGCAGCAGATTTGATTCCAGAAGCGGAGGCTATAACGGCTCCAGAGACTACTATAATAGCAG GAGTCAAGGTGGCTATGGAGACAGGAACTCGGGAGGCTCCTACAGAGACAGCTACGACAGTTACG CTACACACAACGAGTAA
- the FAM174C gene encoding protein FAM174C isoform X2 produces MRPLLILLILLLPLGRAAAPGPANSTEAPRAATGNGTRPSPETRRPPGPGLLAGPALPVLRRAVYVLSALSALAALYFVLRAFRLKKPQKKYGLLSSHDENIELGSLDSDEDTVFETRNLRR; encoded by the exons ATGCGGCCgctcctcatcctcctcattctcctgctgcccctcggccgcgccgccgcccccggcccggccaaCAGCACGGAGGCGCCGCGGGCGGCCACGGGGAACGGGACGCGGCCGTCGCCGGAGACGCGGCGCccgcccgggccggggctgctggcggggccggcgctgccGGTGCTGAGGCGGGCGGTGTATGTGCTGAGCGCGCTGTCGGCGCTGGCCGCACTCTATTTCGTGCTGCGGGCGTTCCG GTTGAAGAAGCCCCAGAAGAAGTACGGGCTGCTCTCGAGCCACGACGAGAACATCGAGCTGGGCTCCCTGGACAGCGACGAGGACACCGTGTTCGAGACGCGGAACCTGCGGCGGTGA
- the FAM174C gene encoding protein FAM174C isoform X1 has product MRPLLILLILLLPLGRAAAPGPANSTEAPRAATGNGTRPSPETRRPPGPGLLAGPALPVLRRAVYVLSALSALAALYFVLRAFRLKKPQKKYGLLSSHDENIELGSLDSDEDTVFETRNLRR; this is encoded by the exons ATGCGGCCgctcctcatcctcctcattctcctgctgcccctcggccgcgccgccgcccccggcccggccaaCAGCACGGAGGCGCCGCGGGCGGCCACGGGGAACGGGACGCGGCCGTCGCCGGAGACGCGGCGCccgcccgggccggggctgctggcggggccggcgctgccGGTGCTGAGGCGGGCGGTGTATGTGCTGAGCGCGCTGTCGGCGCTGGCCGCACTCTATTTCGTGCTGCGGGCGTTCCG GTTGAAGAAGCCCCAGAAGAAGTACGGGCTGCTCTCGAGCCACGACGAGAACATCGAGCTGGGCTCCCTGGACAGCGACGAGGACACCGTGTTCGAGACGCGGAACCTGCGGCG ATGA